In Cotesia glomerata isolate CgM1 linkage group LG1, MPM_Cglom_v2.3, whole genome shotgun sequence, one genomic interval encodes:
- the LOC123275332 gene encoding dynein axonemal light chain 1-like produces the protein MAKSTSCKEAIEKWENETGKKASVEKEVLLSFQWPPIEKMDHHLSLLKNLEMLSLSTNIIEKISNLDSLKNLKVLSLSRNNIKTLSGLDSIGDHLEELWISYNLIEKLKGVHVLRALKVLYMGNNLVKDWNEFNRLQDLSNLEELVFANNPINENLEVESWRSQVIRKLPQLKKLDAIPIIHEDDD, from the exons ATG GCAAAATCAACTTCTTGCAAAGAAGCGATAGAAAAGTGGGAAAATGAAACCGGGAAAAAAGCGAGTGTTGAAAAAGAAGTTCTCTTGTCATTTCAGTGGCCTCCTATTGAAAAGATGGATCACCATttgtcattattaaaaaatcttga gatgCTGTCTTTGTCAacaaatataattgaaaaaatatcaaaccttgattcactgaaaaatttaaaagttttgtcACTGAGTCGTAATAATATAAAGACGTTATCCGGATTAGATTCAATCGGTGATCATTTGGAGGAGTTGTGGATctcatataatttaattgaaaaactaaAAGGCGTTCATGTATTAAGAGCGTTAAAAGTTTTGTATATGGgtaataatttagtaaaagATTGGAACGAATTCAATCGGCTTCAAGATTTATCTAATCTTGAAGAATTAGTATTTGCAAACAATCCTATAAATGAAAACCTTGAAGTTGAATCTTGGAGATCACAGGTGATACGAAAACTTCCTCAACTAAAAAAACTCGACGCTATTCCAATAAT ACATGAAGATGACGACTaa
- the LOC123275330 gene encoding zinc finger protein ZPR1, translating into MSEEDKKIDDSKQPIFLNLSADNPETVVTESLCGNCLKNGETRMLLTKIPHYKEVVLMSFNCPHCGNENNEIQKSGIISDKGIKIKLTITTEKDLNRQVVKSDYTSIKIPKLDFEIPAKSQKGEITTVEGIIDRSIEGLEQDQPRRREENPEIAIDIDLFLAKLRGLKVIDEPFDIIFEDISGEVYVENPNAPHPDRNCKISHFVRSQAQDNLLGIYSEYNNELLKPVGKDEFTYEDMQNEVLQFPTNCPECSCPCSTNMKVTKIPHFKEVVIMATNCDSCGHRTNEVKSGSGIEPEGVRIEILVNGKDDFGRDVLKSDTCSMEIPELDLEVGPAALGGRFTTVEGIIAATREQLSCGSAFGDSKDSEAVKRMDDFIAELDKVLNGERKVTIILDDPAGNSYIQSLADVGCDERLKIEKYTRNEEQNEELGLNDMKVENY; encoded by the exons aTGTCGGAAGAGGATAAGAAAATTGACGATTCAAAACAAcctatttttttgaatttgagTGCTGATAATCCAGAAACAGTTGTAACTGAAAGTTTATGTGGCAATTGTCTtaaaaat GGTGAAACTCGTATGTTGTTGACTAAAATTCCTCATTACAAAGAAGTTGTTTTAATGTCGTTTAATTGTCCTCATTGTGGAAATGAAAACAATGAAATACAAAAATCTGGGATAATAAGCGATaaaggaataaaaataaaacttacaatAACAACAGAAAAAGACCTGAATCGCCAAGTTGTTAAATCAGATTATACGAGTATTAAAATTCCTAaattagattttgaaattcCGGCTAAGTCTCAAAAAGGCG AGATAACTACTGTTGAGGGAATAATTGACAGAAGCATTGAAGGCTTAGAGCAAGACCAGCCGAGAAGACGTGAAGAAAATCCCGAAATAGCTATTGATATCGATCTCTTTCTTGCCAAGTTACGTGGGCTTAAAGTTATCGATGAGCCATTTGATATTATCTTTGAAGATATTTCAGGAGAAGTTTATGTTGAAAATCCAAATGCTCCACACCCAGAcagaaattgtaaaatttctcatttcgTAAGATCTCAAGCacaagataatttattaggAATTTATTCAGAGTATAACAATGAACTATTGAAACCTGTTGGCAAAGATGAATTTACGTATGAAGATATGCAAAATGAAGTTCTACAATTTCCAACTAATTGTCCTGAGTGTAGCTGCCCATGTAGTACAAACATGAAAGTAACTA aaatacCACACTTCAAGGAAGTCGTAATAATGGCAACGAATTGCGACTCATGTGGTCACCGGACTAATGAGGTCAAGAGCGGTAGTGGAATTGAACCCGAAGGTGTGAGAATAGAAATCTTAGTAAATGGTAAAGATGATTTTGGTCGTGACGTTTTAAAGTCAGATACCTGTTCCATGGAAATACCAGAGCTTGATTTAGAAGTTGGTCCAGCAGCGTTGGGGGGACGTTTTACTACGGTCGAAGGAATTATTGCTGCGACCAGAGAACAATTGTCATGCGGGTCGGCATTTGGCGATAGTAAAGATTCCGAGGCTGTTAAGCGAATGGATGATTTTATTGCTGAATTAGATAAGGTGTTGAATGGTGAACGTAAGGTTACTATCATTCTTGATGATCCTGCAGGGAATAGTTATATTCAGAGTCTTGCTGATGTTGGTTGTGATGAGagacttaaaattgaaaagtataCCAGGAATGAGGAACAAAATGAGGAGCTGGGATTAAATGACATGAAGGTCGAGAATTATTGA